In the genome of Lactuca sativa cultivar Salinas chromosome 3, Lsat_Salinas_v11, whole genome shotgun sequence, the window TGTATTAGATGTTTATATATGGTGTACTAGATGATTGTATGTAATGATTGTATGGGATGGTATAAGATACATATAATACGGTTAAATAGCCGTACTTTATTATGCATGTAATCTAATACACCCCTCTACTAGTACGCCTGCTATGTACGTACTATATTCATAATTTCAACCGTACTCTATTaacctttttctagtagtgcccgTTTATTTCACCCCAGTTCAcaaaacgattttttttttaattatctttTGTAACCAAAAAATCTTTTCATCTACTCATAAAGAAACAATGGACAATGTGCTTTCTACCAAATTTCTGGTTCAAAGGTTTTTACCAAAACGAACACTTTTGCGTATATTTCTTCTTTTTTTGGCTGTAAATAAAAAATCCGTCCCACTTTATAACGGTTTTCATTTTTTTCTCAACATTACGTTTTTAGCAATGCATCTAAATTTTTAAGGTTCTAACCTAGCAATTTCATGAGGTTTATCTTCTTAATGTTGCTTATGAAACTGCCTAATTCGTTAAACTCCGTGTTTCTTATCGTTTTTACCTTTTCTGGATGTAACTATCTACGTTTCTTACGGTTTCATGTGCTATTTCACTCTTGCATGGGTATGTGCATCTCATATGGAACGATTTCACTAACACCTGACATCAGCTAGACGATATAATTAGTTTGAGTTGTATTAGGTAGAAACAAACTTCATCTTCATTCGTGAAACAACATGCAGGCAAGTACTATGGATAGAGATCAGTGGCAAATCTTGGACATCACCCCATGCCTGAAGAAAAAATGGACAGTGCTTATACAAGTTTTAGAACCTGGGCACAAAGAAGATAGCAAAGTTGGCGGCAAATTCAGAAAGCTCTTACTCGTAGACTCTCAAGTACAGACAACTTTTActtcatattttttgttttaataactaATTCTGACATCTTAATTTTATGTACCGTCAAACAGGGGACACAAGTCACTGGCATGATCTATACCAATCATGTCAAGTTTTTTGAGAACAGTTTGATGGCATATAAACGCTACCATGTATCAAATGCTGTCCTAAAGGCAACGGAACCTAAATTTCGTCTCAGTTCATATGTCTACTCATGGACATTCAACACTAACACACTTGTTGAAGAATACCCAGAATCTGTTCCACCTCCATTACAATGTCAATTCCAGTTTACCCCTTTTAGTGAATTGCACAAACATGCTGAAACTGAAACTTACCAATGTAAGAGAAACTGTTCAAAGTCACCACTATAACAACTGCAAATTATAATCTTAATACTTACACATATCTTTCCACAATTACAGGTGTCAGAGGTGTTGTTATCAAATGCTTCCCGACTGATGTAATATCTCAAGAACCAGATctgaaaacaaaaaaatatgtgATTATCGTCAATGAAGAGTAAGTACTAAAAAAACCACCTCCTCCTTTCACcaagatttattatttaacatacGTTATTATCATAT includes:
- the LOC128132802 gene encoding uncharacterized protein LOC128132802; its protein translation is MQASTMDRDQWQILDITPCLKKKWTVLIQVLEPGHKEDSKVGGKFRKLLLVDSQGTQVTGMIYTNHVKFFENSLMAYKRYHVSNAVLKATEPKFRLSSYVYSWTFNTNTLVEEYPESVPPPLQCQFQFTPFSELHKHAETETYQCVRGVVIKCFPTDVISQEPDLKTKKYVIIVNEE